A stretch of Dryobates pubescens isolate bDryPub1 chromosome 35, bDryPub1.pri, whole genome shotgun sequence DNA encodes these proteins:
- the KCTD20 gene encoding BTB/POZ domain-containing protein KCTD20, which translates to MEGEELNSSLRKRPQVLAPGRPSMNGSCAAGTAWAPSQEATFPVEHLPAAVPEAEDSKVVLGGQSPAALPRTEASASECRPPACPAGPQLCSMLPAPEDPQGCHCPEGSKRQAEYFSCQERQGCSCLPCSCLPGSSGSQAGTAEKVTLVVDGTRFAVNPQIFTAHPDTMLGRMFGPGREYNFTRPNEKGEYEIAEGISAAVFRTVLDYYKTGIINCPDGISIPDLRDTCDYLCINFDFNTIKCQDLSALLHELSNDGAHKQFDSYLEELILPIMVASARKGERECHIVVLTDEDTVDWDEDHPPPMGEEYSQILYSSKLYRFFKYIENRDVAKAVLKERGLKNIRIGIEGYPTCKEKVKRRPGGRSEVIYNYVQRPFIQMSWEKEEGKSRHVDFQCVRSKSLTNLVSVGDDVSEEQEVLLHHPPQVDELDRLNAPFSQMAVNDLPD; encoded by the exons ATGGAGGGGGAGGAGTTGAA CTCTTCCCTCAGGAAACGCCCCCAGGTCCTGGCCCCAGGGAGGCCCAGCATGAATggtagctgtgctgctgggacagcCTGGGCACCGAGTCAGGAGGCCACTTTCCCTGTGgagcacctcccagcagcagtccctgaGGCAGAAGACAGCAAGGTGGTGCTAGGAggtcagagccctgctgcactgCCCAGGACTGAGG cttccgCCTCTGAATGCCGACCGCCTGCCTGCCCAGCCgggccccagctctgcagcatgctgcctgcccctgaagacccccagggctgccactgCCCCGAGGGCAGCAAGAGGCAGGCAGAGTACttcagctgccaggagaggcagggctgcagctgcctgccctgcagctgcctgccggGCAGCAGCGGCTCGCAGGCCGGCACCGCGGAGAAGGTGACGCTGGTGGTGGACGGCACTCGCTTCGCAGTCAACCCCCAGATCTTCACTGCCCACCCTGACACCATGCTGGGGAG GATGTTTGGCCCAGGGAGGGAGTACAACTTCACCAGGCCCAACGAGAAGGGGGAGTACGAGATCGCCGAGGGGATCAGCGCCGCCGTGTTCCGCACCGTGCTG GACTATTACAAAACAGGAATCATTAACTGCCCTGATGGGATCTCCATCCCAGACCTGAGGGACACCTGTGATTACCTCTGCATAAACTTTGACTTCAACACAATCAAATGTCAAGATCTAA GTGCTCTGCTGCATGAGCTCTCCAACGATGGGGCTCACAAGCAGTTTGACTCCTACCTGGAGGAGCTGATCCTGCCCATCATGGTGGCCAGCGCCCGCAAGGGGGAGCGGGAGTGCCACATCGTGGTGCTCACCGACGAGGACACCGTGGACTGGGATGAAGACCACCCTCCCCCCATGGGAGAGGAGTACTCACAGA TCCTTTACAGCTCCAAGCTCTACAGGTTCTTCAAGTACATCGAGAACCGGGACGTGGCCAAGGCCGTGCTGAAGGAGCGGGGCCTGAAGAACATCCGCATCGGCATCGAGg GCTACCCCACCTGCAAGGAGAAGGTGAAGAGGAGGCCCGGGGGCCGCTCCGAGGTGATCTACAACTACGTGCAGAGGCCTTTCATCCAGATGTcctgggagaaggaggagggcaaGAGCCGGCACGTCGACTTCCAGTGCGTGCGCAGCAAGtccctgaccaacctggtgagCGTGGGGGACGACGTCTCGGAGGAGCAGGAGGTCCTCCTGCACCACCCCCCGCAGGTGGATGAACTCGACAGGCTCAACGCCCCCTTCTCCCAGATGGCTGTGAACGACCTGCCCGATTAG